From Methanosarcina lacustris Z-7289, one genomic window encodes:
- the mtaC gene encoding methanol--corrinoid protein MtaC produces the protein MLDFTEASLKKVLTRYNVALEKEMTPEAAAEELYPKDEFVYPIAKAIFEGEEDDVVEGLQAAMDAGKDPIILIDDALMVGMGVVTKLYDEGIIFLPNVMMSADAMLNGIEFCKENSETAPVTKGTVVCHVAEGDVHDIGKNIVAALLRANGYDVVDLGRDVPVDEVVASVIKNKPLMVTGTALMTTTMYAFKEVNDKLLEKGIKIPFACGGGAVNQDFVSQYALGVYGEEAADAPKIADAIIAGTNDIAALRDKFHKH, from the coding sequence ATGTTGGACTTTACAGAAGCCAGTCTGAAAAAGGTATTAACCAGATACAATGTGGCACTGGAAAAGGAGATGACTCCTGAAGCAGCCGCAGAAGAGCTTTATCCTAAAGACGAATTTGTTTACCCGATTGCAAAAGCCATCTTTGAAGGAGAAGAAGATGACGTAGTCGAGGGTCTCCAGGCAGCAATGGATGCAGGCAAGGACCCTATCATCCTCATCGACGATGCCCTCATGGTCGGTATGGGCGTTGTCACCAAACTCTACGACGAAGGTATAATCTTCCTCCCCAACGTCATGATGTCCGCTGACGCCATGCTCAACGGTATCGAATTCTGTAAGGAAAACTCAGAAACTGCCCCAGTAACCAAGGGAACTGTTGTCTGCCACGTCGCAGAAGGTGACGTTCACGACATCGGTAAGAACATCGTTGCCGCTCTCCTCAGAGCAAATGGCTATGATGTGGTTGACCTCGGAAGGGACGTCCCTGTTGACGAAGTTGTTGCATCAGTTATTAAAAACAAGCCTCTCATGGTCACAGGTACTGCACTCATGACCACCACAATGTATGCATTCAAGGAAGTTAATGACAAGCTCCTTGAGAAGGGAATTAAGATCCCATTCGCATGCGGTGGCGGAGCAGTTAACCAGGACTTCGTGTCCCAGTATGCACTCGGTGTGTACGGTGAAGAAGCAGCTGACGCTCCCAAGATTGCTGACGCAATCATTGCAGGTACAAACGATATTGCAGCATTAAGAGACAAATTCCACAAGCACTGA
- a CDS encoding UDP-N-acetylglucosamine--N-acetylmuramyl-(pentapeptide) pyrophosphoryl-undecaprenol N-acetylglucosamine transferase, whose protein sequence is MKIMIFICGEGLGHTSRCLALGKEMMSMGHEVHFGAYGYSKELIEKVGYNAHEIPSEIKLVGKAGTLDFKGSIEATLKSAQILGGPKILKLTRDVAPDVVVSDSYYLGILAAKALKIPVYLILNQSNMEEFFKSRGVPIRLLGELTKKLYNQVFELVDRIIIPDYPLPYTVCRKNLSFTPKVREKLFYSGPLVQKKYDEVEEIPLKKPHIISLIGGFGYREPIFRNVLKTAKLDPGIHYTLISGPSLDPSKFTDLPENVQILHFIKDPFPYFKSADAVIAPGGHSTIMEALSFGIPILSFPDEGHNEQESNAAVIEEEGYGRRLSYSTPPEVILECIREVLEDEEYRNKTERLRRLAKELDGPKAIREMLEKEVGAKTP, encoded by the coding sequence ATGAAAATAATGATATTTATATGCGGAGAAGGGCTTGGCCACACAAGCCGCTGCCTTGCTCTGGGAAAAGAAATGATGAGTATGGGGCATGAGGTTCACTTTGGAGCATATGGATATTCGAAAGAGCTGATCGAAAAGGTAGGCTACAATGCCCATGAAATCCCCTCGGAAATCAAGCTTGTGGGAAAGGCAGGAACCCTGGACTTCAAAGGGTCAATCGAGGCAACTCTCAAAAGCGCCCAGATCCTTGGAGGGCCGAAAATCCTGAAGCTAACCAGAGATGTTGCTCCTGATGTGGTGGTTTCGGACAGCTATTATCTGGGAATCCTTGCTGCAAAAGCCCTCAAAATTCCAGTATACCTTATCCTCAACCAGTCAAACATGGAAGAATTCTTCAAGAGCAGGGGAGTGCCTATCAGGCTTCTCGGGGAGCTTACCAAAAAGCTCTACAACCAGGTCTTTGAACTGGTGGACAGGATTATCATCCCTGACTATCCCCTACCCTACACTGTTTGCAGGAAGAACCTGAGTTTCACTCCCAAAGTCCGGGAAAAACTTTTTTACAGCGGCCCCCTGGTCCAGAAAAAGTACGACGAAGTTGAAGAAATCCCCCTCAAAAAGCCCCATATCATATCTCTAATCGGAGGTTTCGGGTATAGAGAACCGATCTTCAGAAACGTGCTAAAAACCGCAAAGCTTGATCCTGGCATTCACTACACGCTCATTTCCGGCCCCAGCCTTGACCCTTCAAAATTCACCGACCTTCCTGAAAACGTGCAGATCCTCCATTTCATAAAAGATCCATTTCCTTACTTCAAGAGTGCAGACGCCGTGATCGCCCCCGGGGGGCATAGCACAATTATGGAAGCTTTAAGTTTCGGAATTCCAATCCTCTCTTTTCCGGACGAGGGGCACAACGAACAGGAAAGCAACGCCGCTGTTATCGAGGAAGAGGGGTACGGGAGAAGGCTCAGCTATTCTACTCCCCCTGAGGTCATTCTGGAATGCATCCGGGAAGTCCTTGAAGATGAGGAGTATAGAAACAAAACAGAACGGCTCCGCAGGCTTGCAAAAGAGCTGGACGGGCCAAAAGCGATCAGAGAAATGCTTGAAAAGGAAGTGGGAGCAAAAACCCCCTGA
- a CDS encoding helix-turn-helix transcriptional regulator, protein MQPELIDVVFRSQKRRDLLLLLGEESRTMDEIKVLLDVSPTAILPQIKRFTDSNLVIHKNGSYELTDMGDQVFKKVRSLVDVLTLVEKDNYWIEHDLGGVPQYLLDRIGDIKDCNLVKADPSQIFEPNMELLNFFSSSRYLMVFSSFYRPEFLPLYSKLGRHDSEVSLIFTESVLEKFLHNYERKIRKFSTLENTELFVCKDGAKIAELIVSDRGMMISLFDSYGRFYHDYMCCSEPQAISWARELFDFYISKALKVEGEKSIDSVICASENGAFSESLMFSLH, encoded by the coding sequence ATGCAACCTGAGTTAATAGATGTAGTATTCCGTTCCCAGAAACGAAGAGACCTCCTCTTACTCCTGGGAGAAGAATCCCGAACAATGGATGAAATTAAAGTCCTTCTCGATGTTTCTCCCACGGCTATCTTACCCCAGATCAAAAGGTTTACGGACAGTAATCTGGTTATTCATAAAAATGGCAGCTATGAATTGACAGATATGGGAGATCAGGTGTTCAAAAAAGTCCGGTCCCTTGTTGATGTCCTTACCCTTGTTGAAAAAGACAACTACTGGATCGAACATGACCTGGGGGGAGTCCCTCAGTATCTTCTTGACAGGATAGGGGACATTAAAGACTGCAATCTGGTCAAAGCCGATCCCAGCCAGATATTCGAACCGAATATGGAGCTTTTGAATTTCTTTTCCTCTTCCCGTTATCTCATGGTGTTTTCATCCTTTTACAGGCCTGAGTTCCTCCCCCTTTATTCAAAGCTCGGGAGACATGATTCAGAGGTTTCCCTTATTTTTACGGAATCAGTATTAGAGAAGTTCCTGCACAACTACGAAAGGAAAATAAGGAAATTTTCCACACTGGAGAACACCGAACTTTTCGTCTGTAAGGATGGTGCAAAAATTGCCGAGCTTATTGTCTCTGATCGCGGGATGATGATTTCTCTCTTTGACAGCTATGGTAGGTTCTATCACGACTATATGTGCTGTTCCGAGCCTCAGGCTATTTCCTGGGCAAGAGAACTCTTTGATTTTTATATATCAAAGGCATTAAAGGTCGAGGGGGAGAAGAGCATTGACAGTGTTATATGCGCATCC
- the mtaB gene encoding methanol--corrinoid protein co-methyltransferase MtaB, producing the protein MAAKRYTSMAYASADEMSFGVSKYPVKAGLGLEIGAGYTIPEINYAPRPAAGASKEKLIKEYEKITTDVMSRMVQVGFPAIILETEHVQQMSNNPSWGAEVAHAQKTIMEEYHDEYGIKCALRHTIGDIRENRDFLQLRGDKYSVFLEAFEECAKSGADMLSVESMGGKEVFDQAILRNDIAGMLYGIGCLGSIDMEMIWTDIAKIAKKTGTIAAGDTDCAQANTAMFIGGGLLDKNLAHTLAVLARAISAPRTLCGFEAGAVGPGKDCGYENVIIKAITGMPMAQEGKSSTCAHSDLVGNLIMQCCDCWSNESVEYHGEFGGTTVQCWSESLAYDCALMNTALETKNEKVLRDLFMLSDRYRDPQSYALAYDNAYKIGQAIVKDGDNIYLRAKNAAIECCNIISEGAAGKLALSRFETKALADAKASLDSLTDDMDKFMDDCLTKYKSEVKVFLPENYGL; encoded by the coding sequence ATGGCAGCAAAAAGATACACTTCAATGGCATATGCAAGTGCAGACGAAATGAGCTTCGGCGTATCCAAGTATCCCGTAAAAGCAGGCCTTGGCCTTGAAATCGGTGCTGGATACACAATTCCTGAAATTAACTACGCTCCTAGACCTGCAGCAGGCGCATCCAAGGAAAAACTCATCAAGGAATACGAGAAGATCACAACCGACGTTATGTCAAGAATGGTCCAGGTCGGTTTCCCAGCAATTATCCTTGAAACTGAACACGTTCAGCAGATGTCCAACAACCCTTCCTGGGGAGCAGAAGTTGCACATGCCCAGAAAACCATCATGGAAGAATACCACGATGAATACGGCATAAAGTGCGCACTCCGCCACACAATCGGTGACATCCGTGAAAACAGAGACTTCCTCCAGCTCAGAGGCGACAAGTACTCAGTCTTCCTCGAAGCCTTCGAAGAATGCGCCAAGTCCGGTGCAGACATGCTTTCCGTAGAGAGCATGGGTGGTAAGGAAGTATTCGACCAAGCAATTCTCAGGAACGACATCGCTGGTATGCTCTATGGTATCGGCTGCCTCGGCTCCATAGACATGGAAATGATCTGGACTGACATTGCAAAGATTGCAAAGAAGACCGGTACTATTGCAGCCGGTGACACAGACTGTGCCCAGGCAAACACCGCAATGTTCATCGGCGGCGGTCTGCTTGACAAGAACCTCGCCCACACTCTCGCAGTCCTTGCAAGAGCAATTTCCGCCCCAAGGACCCTCTGTGGATTTGAAGCAGGTGCGGTTGGTCCCGGAAAGGACTGTGGATACGAAAACGTCATCATAAAAGCCATCACCGGTATGCCAATGGCCCAGGAAGGTAAGTCCTCAACCTGCGCCCACTCTGACTTAGTGGGTAACCTCATCATGCAGTGCTGTGACTGCTGGTCAAACGAATCCGTTGAATACCACGGTGAATTCGGTGGTACCACTGTTCAGTGCTGGTCCGAGTCCCTTGCATACGACTGCGCCCTCATGAACACCGCTCTTGAAACCAAGAACGAAAAAGTTCTCAGGGACCTTTTCATGCTCTCCGACAGGTACAGAGATCCCCAGTCCTACGCGCTTGCATACGACAACGCATACAAGATCGGCCAGGCAATTGTTAAGGACGGAGACAACATCTACCTCAGAGCAAAGAACGCTGCAATCGAATGCTGTAACATCATCAGTGAAGGTGCTGCAGGCAAGCTCGCCCTCTCCAGGTTCGAGACCAAAGCCCTCGCAGACGCAAAGGCATCCCTGGACTCCCTTACGGACGACATGGACAAATTCATGGACGACTGCCTCACAAAATACAAGAGTGAAGTTAAAGTCTTCCTTCCGGAGAACTACGGCTTATAA